Part of the Sinorhizobium terangae genome is shown below.
TCGCGGCCGGGACTAGTCTGCTCGCAATCGTTCCGGGCGACGTATGGGTCGTCGCCAATTTCAAGGAAACACAGCTTGACGGCATGAAGATCGGCCAGGCGGTGACCATCTCCGTGGACGCCCTCAATCGGCAGGTGCTGCAAGGCCATATCGAGCGCTTCTCTCCGGCCGCAGGATCGGAATTCAGCATCATCCGGCCCGACAATGCGACCGGCAATTTCACCAAGGTTGCCCAGCGCCTTGGCGTTCGTATCGCGGTCGATCCGGGTCAACCGCTGGCGGCCTTGCTGGCGCCGGGACTTTCAGTCGTCGTGAAGGTCGACAAGTCGGCAGAGCCGCGAGCGGCATTCGCATCCGCCAGCTGATCGGCGCATCCGACAAAGATAGTGGTGATCTGCTAGAGGCAGTCGCGACAAACGACAGAGGCCCGGATCGCTGGATCCGGGCCTCTCAATTCGGGTCTGCGGCGAAGCTTATTCTTCTTCGGCTTCGAACTCAGCTTCCGGATTGAAGAAGTCTTCCGGCTTCAGGGCGTCTTCGTCGACGCCGTAGATGGCGTCGGCAGACGTCAGGCTTTCGCCCTTGGACTGGCGCTCAGCTTCTTCGGCCGAACGGGCAACGTTGATTTCAACGCCGATCTCGACTTCCGCATGCAGGTGCAGCGTCACCTTGTGCAGGCCGATCGACTTGATCGGGTGGTTGAGGTCGACCTGGTTGCGGTTGATGTTGAAGCCTTCGGCAGCAAGCGTCTCGACGATGTCG
Proteins encoded:
- the rplI gene encoding 50S ribosomal protein L9, whose product is MEVILLERIAKLGQMGETVKVRDGFARNYLLPLGKALRANAANKARFESERATLEARNLERKSEAQKVADKLDGKSFIIVRSAGETGQLYGSVAARDIVETLAAEGFNINRNQVDLNHPIKSIGLHKVTLHLHAEVEIGVEINVARSAEEAERQSKGESLTSADAIYGVDEDALKPEDFFNPEAEFEAEEE